One region of Limnospira fusiformis SAG 85.79 genomic DNA includes:
- a CDS encoding class I SAM-dependent methyltransferase, which yields MKTNIFVNDNPLVDALIQTLARSPQTFRREIMAIDEMYSYVFNQLDDKNSHRALTYYYTMGRAILDTVKQFVDWHFGGFDAVESFLDFACGYGRFTRFLIEEIPPERIWVSDIYKKAVQFQSEYLGVQGIVSASVPEDYQVDRDFDLIMATSFFSHMPATTFERWMQKLYDLKSKRGLLLFSVLDMELLPPHIPRPETGLLFSPDSESQSLDKQEYGTTWVTEEYVRRILDSISDGNAEITRIPKGLNHYQDLYAVSDRSVASPHPLTFYHHPEGKIDYCYIQPNGEVRLSGWAIDLNPGVTVEVQLWSDSRLIGVYPCSEERPDIVAHYQQPDFLLSGWSCVLSSDQISPQDILIIKIVSSKGLQAIIEGDRLVAISSRRNWEIKLSAARQQLSQTQAQLTATVDQYNQQIAQYQSQIDQYESQKSEWEHLKSQMQIMGHQLDTLENRIQAMESSKFWKLRTKWFKLKRVLGLPVNE from the coding sequence ATGAAAACTAATATTTTTGTTAATGATAATCCCCTGGTGGATGCTTTGATTCAGACCTTAGCCCGATCGCCTCAAACTTTTCGACGGGAAATTATGGCGATCGATGAAATGTACTCTTATGTATTTAATCAACTCGATGATAAAAACTCCCATCGTGCTTTAACCTATTACTATACTATGGGTCGCGCGATTTTGGACACTGTAAAACAGTTTGTAGATTGGCATTTTGGCGGTTTTGATGCGGTGGAGTCCTTCTTAGATTTTGCCTGTGGATATGGTAGGTTCACTCGCTTTTTAATCGAAGAAATACCACCGGAAAGAATCTGGGTTTCTGATATCTATAAAAAGGCGGTTCAATTTCAAAGCGAATACTTGGGAGTACAGGGAATTGTGTCTGCGTCGGTCCCTGAAGATTACCAAGTTGATCGCGACTTTGATTTGATTATGGCGACTTCCTTTTTTAGCCATATGCCAGCCACTACTTTTGAACGCTGGATGCAAAAACTTTATGATTTAAAATCAAAACGGGGTTTACTATTATTTAGTGTCTTGGATATGGAATTATTGCCCCCCCATATTCCTAGGCCAGAAACGGGGTTACTATTTAGTCCAGACAGTGAAAGTCAATCTCTCGATAAACAAGAGTATGGCACTACTTGGGTGACAGAAGAATATGTGCGGCGAATACTTGATAGCATTAGTGATGGTAATGCTGAAATTACCCGCATTCCTAAAGGCTTAAACCACTATCAAGACCTTTATGCGGTAAGCGATCGCTCTGTAGCATCCCCTCATCCCCTGACATTCTATCATCATCCAGAAGGCAAAATTGACTATTGCTATATTCAACCTAACGGAGAAGTCCGCCTGAGTGGATGGGCCATTGATTTGAACCCTGGGGTAACTGTAGAAGTTCAATTATGGTCAGACTCTCGCCTTATTGGTGTCTATCCCTGTTCTGAGGAACGCCCCGATATTGTTGCCCACTACCAACAGCCAGATTTTTTACTCTCAGGTTGGTCCTGTGTCCTCTCTAGTGACCAGATTTCCCCCCAGGATATATTAATCATCAAAATTGTCTCTAGTAAGGGCTTACAGGCGATTATAGAAGGCGATCGCTTAGTGGCCATCTCCAGTCGCAGAAATTGGGAAATTAAACTATCTGCGGCACGCCAGCAACTTAGCCAAACTCAGGCACAGTTGACAGCCACCGTAGACCAATATAACCAGCAAATAGCCCAATATCAATCCCAAATAGACCAATATGAATCCCAGAAAAGCGAATGGGAACATCTAAAATCCCAAATGCAGATAATGGGTCATCAGCTTGATACCCTGGAAAATCGTATTCAGGCAATGGAGAGTAGCAAGTTTTGGAAACTGCGGACAAAATGGTTTAAACTAAAGCGTGTTCTCGGCTTGCCTGTAAATGAATAG
- a CDS encoding ABC transporter permease, with the protein MKGVVHRVWGGRSPVVYSQWRTKLNLLATLVQRDLEARYKGSILGNLWPLLNQLAQLLIYTYVFSIVLQVKLSITGMPEDSKLTFGLWLFAGLIPWFAFINGLTQAATSVIGQTNLVKKVVFPLGLLPMVPILSAFIESTFGLAVLIIFVGFSYQGLHQTLWLLPMIWVPQLLLTAGLGYLTAALTVFLRDIPQTLGVILNLWFYVTPIVYPASKIPEGWRVWVFWLNPVTAIAESYRDLVLVGTIQHGGELAVATAVSIVIFSIGLGVYRRLRPAFADVL; encoded by the coding sequence ATGAAAGGTGTTGTACACAGAGTTTGGGGGGGGAGATCTCCAGTTGTCTATAGTCAATGGCGCACAAAACTCAACTTACTCGCTACCCTTGTACAACGGGACCTAGAGGCGCGATACAAAGGGTCTATTCTGGGAAACCTCTGGCCTTTACTCAATCAGTTGGCGCAACTGCTGATCTATACCTATGTTTTCTCTATTGTTTTGCAGGTTAAACTAAGCATTACAGGAATGCCAGAAGACAGTAAACTGACTTTTGGACTTTGGCTGTTTGCTGGTCTAATTCCTTGGTTTGCATTTATCAATGGCTTGACCCAGGCGGCTACTTCTGTGATTGGACAAACTAATCTGGTCAAAAAAGTAGTCTTTCCCCTGGGGCTGTTACCAATGGTGCCAATTTTGTCGGCTTTTATTGAGAGTACCTTTGGTTTAGCGGTGTTGATTATCTTTGTGGGCTTCTCCTATCAAGGTCTTCACCAAACCCTCTGGCTACTACCGATGATTTGGGTTCCACAACTGTTGTTAACTGCTGGCTTAGGATATTTGACGGCGGCGCTGACAGTCTTTCTGCGAGACATCCCCCAAACTTTGGGGGTAATTCTCAATTTGTGGTTTTATGTCACACCAATTGTCTACCCAGCCAGCAAAATTCCTGAAGGGTGGCGAGTTTGGGTGTTTTGGCTGAACCCGGTTACGGCGATCGCTGAAAGTTATCGAGATCTAGTCCTAGTTGGAACTATCCAACATGGGGGAGAATTAGCCGTGGCTACAGCCGTATCCATTGTGATTTTCTCTATAGGCTTAGGAGTCTATCGGCGCTTACGTCCTGCCTTTGCTGATGTACTTTAG
- a CDS encoding glycosyltransferase: protein MDTASEGQSPTLIITGMHRSGTSLTASLLQQYGVNIGQNLVGSNYGNIKGHFENVDFVEFHKEILRDNGIDELGCVAEDKISVTPTQRQQAQQLIAQNQDPLSPWGWKDPRTTLLLDFWAELIPEAKFIFVYRTPWEVVDSLYRRSTDEALITSPEMAVKMWIFYNQKILKFYQNNPQRCLIANVYKVGKYSMDFVKALNHKFDLWLRIDDKSHNFDDKLLTNNIIKSKKPGLIGAYFPEALTLYQELEEAAKNLGSGLNHFEREAVQQQPSPSWAFKDWSTIRKLEKECGILEADVKLWQDHFHDAVDRLVSKETELGRTQLKLNGLEIKQQDAIAKLVTTEEQLGKTQGELEATTLELRGMTAHAHNLEVGLQEATTKLVATEKELGRTQGELQNIPEKYQDFDIKYQDVLSKLINTETELGITDFKLHNAHLKISSLETELGQTQFRLQTSQVQFKQAFAKLRELEEELGQTQMARNLAEGELAAIKSSKLWKIRTKYATAKRQARRTLKPRFVSSIDNPTNWELLGCLDTYMQIQGWCLHTGKLNLEEVRARINEQIFEGTYNIERLDVGNIYDYIPGSYHCGFRVQIPLIPGNHRVQLEVKDTRGKWHQFGEYPLRVSPLQAAFDVPNTNIVPVGETLFAGWCCHPQYQITKLFLRYGQETVECAYGLPRGDVGEIFSDWVGSSNSGWEVLINLPPGTWNISLEAQLENGETVAVDKKQPLTVKRISPINKVSGKTKQLIKLSAAIRQRAAERKQRLGRLIPMPWEIPTIIRRMSEMYDQTSQIPGEVLLPAGFEVPATIDPYDAWLKANTWTEKAADILGKRLAAVPATALPKISVVMPVYNPPIGFLQQAIASVCSQIYSHWELCIADDCSSDPEVAKTLNQLAETEPRIRLHFRSENGNISAATNSAASLATGDFILFLDNDDELTPDALAEIALYLVQHPETDILYSDDDKIDTQGKRFAPQFKPDWSPELLLSYMYMGHALVVRHSLFQELGGFRIGYEGSQDYDFALRATEKARQIGHIPLVLYHWRTAPGSTAVSGAAKPASFQAGQNAITDAITRRQSAATVHQPQWAVKLNLGIFSHTFPHTGPSVAIIIPTKNQLKLLQACINSLAKTTYQNYQIVVIDNQSDDPQTLAYLASLSELDKCRVMKIPNPATGFSFAYINNRAAEQVEADYLLFLNNDTEILNPDWLSQMIGYGQFEGVGAVGARLIFPNDTIQHAGIIHGLHHGLAGHAFKLTHRDDFGYLAYSKVVKNYSAVTAACLLTPKALFLEMGGFNQTDFAVAYNDADYGYRLSEAGYRCVYCPDAELIHREGTSRGFGDNPKEVATFRRRYADKIDPFYSPHLSLANEWFQIQPRRYFWHNLTVKIQPKVLMCSNALEYTGAPLHQLEIALKLAGDGDIEPVIFSVTDGPLRQVYEQQGIKVIVREHPLTGVYDRQGYHQAISALAEELSLDSYDLVYANTLENFFMVAAAENVGVPCVWNVHESEPWQTYFNRFGGEIAAQALECFRFPYRVIFVADATRNQYLPLNSHHNFITIHNGLDVDRLLTQAEKWNRKSARETLDIDPGEIAILLLGTVCDRKGQQDLVKALPLLPPQWHSRIRCLIIGDRPSLYSSQLANLVNQLPESLRSRVSVVPETPETALYYRAADIFICTSRIESYPRVILEAMGFDLPIITTPVFGIPEQVRREINALFYTPNQPDELAKCLTELLENEPKRQQFAQNAKYVLDSLNRFEEMTAAYGEIFQEAYLMNPHQLSQEAPELEAAELELVATETAPETPVLPETLTIEAPQDKNYWETNPTAAIASQWVSNPIVADTIYKRMSGGQSEKYWLRWLIEDYFCQRNFDQLISLGCGIGNHEIVMAQQRFANHIDAFDFSEASLNIARQTAANVGVNINFYQDDFNTFTLDKGKKYDIAFCSGSLHHVKEIERFLGIVHGCLHPDGYFIINEYVGDNYCIYSPHQVKIINRLYKCFGEILRSGIQENFINPTIHQVFATDPSEAVRSKLILPFIEYYFNIEVYNPFGGAILHPLYPLLEHTQLLPGDPKSEALVRLLLEFEEILMEIPGGLASDFCLCVLRPKQF, encoded by the coding sequence ATGGATACAGCATCAGAGGGTCAATCACCAACTTTAATTATCACAGGAATGCACCGTTCTGGCACTTCTTTAACGGCTTCTTTACTCCAGCAGTATGGTGTCAATATTGGTCAAAATTTGGTGGGTTCCAATTATGGAAATATCAAGGGACATTTTGAAAATGTTGATTTTGTGGAATTTCATAAAGAGATTTTGCGTGATAATGGTATTGATGAATTGGGCTGCGTCGCGGAAGATAAGATATCAGTAACACCGACTCAAAGACAACAGGCACAACAACTAATCGCCCAAAATCAGGACCCATTATCTCCCTGGGGATGGAAAGATCCTAGGACGACTCTGCTGTTGGATTTTTGGGCGGAACTGATACCAGAAGCCAAGTTTATTTTTGTTTATAGAACTCCCTGGGAAGTGGTAGACTCTCTTTATCGTAGGTCTACAGATGAAGCCTTGATTACCTCCCCAGAAATGGCGGTTAAAATGTGGATTTTTTATAATCAAAAAATCCTGAAGTTTTATCAAAACAATCCCCAAAGGTGCTTAATTGCTAATGTTTATAAAGTAGGGAAATATTCGATGGATTTCGTTAAGGCACTTAATCACAAGTTTGATTTATGGTTAAGAATTGACGATAAAAGCCATAACTTCGATGATAAACTTTTAACCAATAATATTATTAAAAGTAAAAAGCCGGGACTAATTGGAGCTTATTTTCCGGAAGCACTGACCCTATATCAAGAACTAGAAGAAGCAGCGAAAAACTTAGGCAGTGGTTTAAATCATTTTGAACGAGAAGCTGTGCAACAACAGCCTAGTCCTAGTTGGGCGTTTAAAGATTGGTCAACTATTCGCAAACTGGAAAAAGAATGCGGTATTTTAGAAGCTGATGTTAAATTGTGGCAAGACCATTTCCATGATGCTGTAGATAGGTTGGTTAGTAAGGAAACTGAACTAGGTAGAACTCAACTAAAACTGAATGGTTTAGAGATTAAACAACAAGATGCGATCGCCAAATTAGTCACTACCGAAGAACAATTAGGAAAAACCCAGGGGGAACTGGAAGCCACGACCCTAGAATTGCGGGGAATGACAGCCCACGCGCACAACCTAGAAGTGGGTTTGCAAGAAGCCACAACTAAACTGGTAGCCACAGAAAAAGAACTCGGAAGAACCCAGGGTGAACTGCAAAATATCCCAGAAAAATATCAGGATTTTGATATCAAATATCAAGATGTCTTGAGTAAATTAATTAATACCGAAACCGAACTGGGAATTACCGACTTTAAACTACATAACGCCCATTTGAAAATTAGCAGTTTAGAAACCGAATTAGGACAGACTCAATTTAGACTACAAACTAGCCAAGTCCAATTTAAACAAGCCTTTGCTAAACTCCGAGAACTAGAAGAGGAACTCGGACAGACCCAAATGGCGCGGAACTTGGCGGAAGGGGAATTAGCCGCTATTAAATCCTCTAAATTGTGGAAAATTCGCACTAAATATGCTACGGCGAAAAGGCAAGCCAGACGCACCCTCAAACCTCGGTTTGTGTCTTCTATTGATAACCCGACTAATTGGGAATTGCTGGGATGTCTCGATACTTATATGCAAATTCAGGGCTGGTGTTTACATACCGGGAAACTTAATTTAGAGGAAGTTCGCGCCCGTATTAATGAGCAAATATTCGAGGGAACCTATAATATAGAACGTCTGGACGTGGGGAATATATATGATTACATCCCCGGTAGTTATCACTGTGGGTTTCGGGTGCAAATTCCTCTAATTCCAGGTAATCATAGAGTGCAATTAGAAGTTAAAGACACTAGGGGAAAATGGCATCAGTTTGGAGAATATCCCCTGCGAGTTTCACCCCTACAAGCTGCATTTGATGTACCTAATACAAATATCGTCCCCGTAGGAGAAACTCTATTTGCGGGTTGGTGTTGTCACCCTCAATACCAAATTACTAAACTATTCCTGCGTTATGGACAGGAAACTGTAGAATGTGCTTATGGACTTCCCCGGGGTGACGTGGGGGAAATTTTCTCCGACTGGGTAGGTAGTTCCAATAGTGGTTGGGAAGTCTTAATTAATTTACCTCCGGGAACTTGGAATATTTCCCTTGAGGCGCAACTAGAAAATGGGGAAACAGTAGCCGTAGACAAAAAACAGCCCCTCACTGTTAAGCGAATTAGCCCTATCAATAAAGTTTCTGGTAAGACTAAACAGTTAATTAAACTTAGCGCGGCTATTCGACAACGCGCGGCGGAACGTAAACAGCGCCTTGGTCGTTTAATTCCCATGCCTTGGGAAATTCCTACCATTATACGGCGAATGTCGGAAATGTACGACCAAACCAGTCAAATTCCTGGGGAAGTTTTGTTACCAGCAGGCTTTGAAGTTCCGGCGACTATTGACCCTTATGATGCTTGGTTAAAAGCTAACACCTGGACAGAAAAAGCGGCTGATATTTTGGGTAAGCGTTTGGCGGCGGTTCCGGCGACAGCCCTGCCCAAAATTTCGGTGGTGATGCCAGTTTATAACCCTCCTATAGGGTTTTTACAACAAGCGATCGCCAGTGTTTGTAGTCAAATATACAGCCATTGGGAACTCTGTATAGCTGATGATTGTAGCAGCGACCCCGAAGTTGCTAAAACCCTCAATCAACTAGCCGAAACCGAACCCCGTATCAGGCTACATTTCCGGTCAGAAAATGGCAATATTAGCGCCGCCACCAATAGCGCCGCCTCACTCGCTACCGGAGACTTTATCCTATTTCTCGATAATGATGACGAACTCACTCCCGACGCTTTAGCCGAAATTGCCCTTTATCTAGTCCAACACCCAGAAACTGATATTCTTTATAGTGATGATGACAAAATAGATACCCAAGGTAAACGGTTTGCGCCCCAATTTAAACCCGACTGGTCGCCCGAATTACTACTATCTTATATGTATATGGGTCACGCCCTAGTAGTGCGTCATTCCCTCTTCCAAGAATTAGGAGGGTTTCGCATTGGTTATGAAGGTTCCCAAGACTATGATTTTGCCCTCAGAGCCACCGAAAAAGCTCGCCAAATTGGTCACATTCCCTTAGTATTATATCATTGGCGTACTGCGCCCGGTTCTACTGCTGTTTCCGGTGCCGCCAAACCTGCTAGTTTCCAGGCGGGTCAGAATGCCATAACTGATGCTATCACCCGCCGTCAAAGCGCCGCTACTGTTCATCAACCCCAATGGGCGGTTAAATTAAATCTAGGTATATTTAGCCATACTTTCCCCCATACCGGACCTTCCGTAGCTATTATAATTCCCACCAAAAATCAATTAAAGCTACTGCAAGCCTGTATTAATTCCCTGGCAAAAACCACATATCAAAACTATCAAATTGTAGTCATTGACAACCAAAGTGATGACCCCCAAACTTTGGCATATTTAGCCAGTTTGTCAGAGTTAGATAAATGTAGGGTTATGAAAATTCCTAATCCGGCAACTGGGTTTAGTTTTGCCTACATTAATAATCGCGCCGCCGAACAGGTAGAAGCTGATTATTTGCTATTCCTCAATAATGACACAGAAATACTTAACCCAGACTGGTTATCTCAAATGATTGGTTATGGTCAATTTGAGGGCGTGGGTGCTGTGGGTGCGCGGTTGATTTTCCCCAATGATACTATTCAACACGCCGGAATTATTCATGGGTTACATCATGGGTTAGCCGGTCATGCTTTTAAACTGACTCATCGAGATGATTTTGGTTATTTAGCCTATTCTAAAGTAGTCAAAAATTACTCAGCCGTCACCGCCGCTTGTTTACTAACTCCTAAAGCACTATTTTTAGAAATGGGGGGTTTTAATCAAACGGATTTTGCTGTAGCCTATAACGACGCAGACTATGGCTATCGACTATCTGAGGCGGGATATCGTTGTGTTTATTGTCCTGATGCTGAATTAATTCACCGAGAAGGAACCAGTCGCGGTTTTGGGGATAACCCCAAAGAAGTGGCTACCTTCCGCCGTCGCTATGCTGATAAAATTGACCCCTTTTATAGCCCCCATTTATCCCTAGCTAATGAGTGGTTCCAGATACAACCCAGACGCTATTTTTGGCATAACTTAACTGTAAAAATTCAGCCCAAAGTTTTGATGTGTAGTAATGCTTTGGAATACACAGGAGCCCCTTTACATCAGTTGGAAATCGCCCTAAAATTAGCGGGAGATGGGGATATAGAACCTGTCATCTTTAGTGTCACAGATGGACCCCTGCGACAAGTATATGAACAGCAGGGAATTAAAGTGATAGTCCGAGAACATCCCTTAACTGGTGTTTACGATAGACAGGGTTATCATCAGGCTATTTCGGCTTTAGCTGAAGAGTTAAGCCTTGATAGCTATGACCTGGTTTATGCTAATACCTTAGAGAATTTCTTTATGGTAGCCGCCGCCGAAAATGTGGGGGTCCCCTGTGTGTGGAATGTCCATGAGAGTGAACCATGGCAGACCTATTTTAATCGCTTTGGGGGTGAAATTGCCGCCCAGGCTTTGGAATGTTTCCGCTTCCCCTATCGGGTGATTTTTGTGGCTGATGCTACCCGTAACCAATATTTGCCATTGAATAGCCACCATAATTTTATCACGATTCATAATGGTTTGGATGTCGATCGCCTCTTAACCCAAGCCGAAAAATGGAATCGTAAATCCGCCCGCGAAACCCTGGATATAGACCCCGGAGAAATCGCGATTTTACTATTAGGAACAGTTTGCGATCGCAAAGGTCAACAGGACCTAGTTAAAGCCCTCCCCTTACTACCCCCCCAATGGCATTCTCGCATCCGTTGTTTAATTATAGGCGATCGACCCAGCCTTTACAGTAGTCAATTAGCCAACCTAGTTAATCAACTACCAGAGTCCTTACGCAGTCGCGTTTCCGTAGTCCCAGAAACCCCCGAAACAGCCCTTTATTATCGCGCGGCGGATATCTTCATTTGCACCTCCCGCATCGAAAGTTATCCCCGCGTAATTTTAGAAGCCATGGGTTTTGATTTACCAATTATCACCACCCCTGTATTTGGCATTCCTGAACAAGTGCGCCGTGAAATTAATGCCCTATTTTATACACCCAATCAACCCGATGAGTTAGCCAAATGTCTCACCGAACTGCTCGAAAATGAGCCTAAAAGGCAGCAATTCGCCCAAAATGCCAAATATGTCCTAGACTCCCTCAATCGCTTTGAGGAGATGACAGCAGCCTATGGTGAGATTTTCCAAGAAGCCTATTTAATGAATCCTCATCAGTTATCCCAGGAAGCGCCCGAATTAGAAGCCGCAGAATTAGAACTTGTAGCAACAGAAACAGCCCCAGAAACTCCAGTGCTACCAGAAACCCTTACCATAGAAGCACCCCAGGATAAAAACTACTGGGAAACCAACCCCACTGCAGCCATAGCCAGTCAGTGGGTATCTAACCCCATTGTAGCTGATACCATTTATAAGCGAATGTCTGGTGGTCAGAGTGAAAAATATTGGCTACGATGGCTAATTGAAGACTATTTTTGCCAGCGAAATTTCGACCAATTAATCTCCCTCGGTTGTGGTATCGGCAACCATGAAATCGTCATGGCACAACAACGGTTTGCCAACCATATTGATGCCTTTGATTTCTCCGAAGCATCCCTAAATATTGCCCGCCAAACTGCGGCTAATGTGGGAGTTAATATCAACTTTTATCAGGACGATTTCAATACCTTTACTCTTGATAAAGGCAAAAAATACGATATTGCCTTCTGTTCGGGATCCTTACATCACGTCAAAGAAATCGAGAGATTTTTAGGCATAGTTCACGGCTGCCTTCACCCCGATGGCTACTTTATCATCAATGAATATGTAGGGGATAATTACTGCATTTATAGCCCCCATCAGGTGAAAATAATTAACCGCCTGTATAAATGCTTTGGGGAAATCTTGCGTTCTGGAATTCAAGAAAACTTTATCAATCCCACCATTCATCAAGTCTTCGCCACCGACCCATCCGAAGCCGTGCGTTCTAAGCTAATTTTACCATTCATCGAATACTACTTTAATATCGAGGTATACAATCCCTTTGGCGGTGCTATTCTGCATCCTCTGTATCCCCTGTTAGAACATACGCAACTGTTACCCGGCGACCCCAAATCAGAAGCATTAGTTAGGCTATTATTAGAATTTGAAGAAATCCTGATGGAAATACCCGGAGGTTTAGCGTCAGATTTCTGTTTATGTGTTTTACGCCCCAAACAGTTCTAA
- a CDS encoding ABC transporter ATP-binding protein yields the protein MTDIAISVNQVSKCFKRYKHPVDRLKEIFWPKTSLAENFWALQDINLQVFRGQTLGIVGRNGSGKSTLLQIIAGTLTPTHGEVKVNGRVSALLELGSGFNPEFTGRQNVFFNGQLLGLKPEEIATKFDDIAAFADIGDFIDQPVKTYSSGMYIRLGFAVATSVDPDILIVDEALSVGDEAFQRKCFSRIHEIQDRGGTILFVSHSAPSIIQLCDSAVLMDKGEMLLEHTPKMIVSKYQKMIYADADAAAQVRAEIQQIKASLPPQHQVHKVVSISQQNGNHSQGQSQGMIKHNPDYRDYYDPNLVPDQLIRYPSRGATIQDPHIRTLKGKRVNHLVARQTYTYNYEVEFMKSASHVRFGMLVKTVSGYELAGASFLATSQLIKYVDAGTKIMLEFQFKCLLAPDVYFLNAGVSGIVEGEFTYLDRCVDVAMFRVQPCEESCGTGVVDLLVEPQLTITSGKVHWENLDGVSVG from the coding sequence ATGACTGATATTGCAATTTCCGTCAATCAAGTTTCCAAATGTTTTAAGCGATATAAACATCCCGTAGACCGTCTCAAAGAAATATTTTGGCCAAAAACCAGTCTGGCTGAAAATTTTTGGGCCCTACAAGATATCAACCTACAAGTTTTTCGGGGTCAAACTCTGGGAATTGTCGGACGAAATGGATCAGGTAAAAGCACCCTCCTACAAATTATTGCCGGAACCTTAACCCCTACTCATGGCGAAGTTAAAGTTAATGGCCGTGTGTCCGCTTTGCTAGAGTTAGGTAGTGGATTTAATCCTGAATTTACTGGACGACAAAATGTGTTCTTTAATGGTCAGTTGTTGGGATTAAAACCCGAAGAAATTGCGACCAAGTTTGATGATATTGCCGCCTTCGCTGATATCGGGGATTTTATCGATCAGCCTGTCAAAACCTATTCTAGTGGGATGTATATTCGCCTAGGTTTTGCTGTGGCTACTAGCGTTGACCCTGATATCTTGATTGTTGATGAAGCCCTATCTGTGGGAGATGAGGCTTTTCAACGTAAGTGTTTTAGCCGCATTCACGAAATCCAAGACCGGGGCGGTACTATTCTCTTTGTATCCCATTCTGCCCCCTCTATTATCCAGTTATGCGATTCGGCGGTACTTATGGATAAGGGGGAAATGTTATTAGAACATACCCCGAAGATGATTGTTTCTAAATATCAAAAAATGATCTATGCTGATGCTGATGCAGCCGCCCAAGTGCGCGCCGAAATTCAGCAGATTAAAGCCTCATTGCCTCCTCAACATCAAGTCCATAAAGTAGTTAGTATCTCTCAACAAAATGGTAATCATAGTCAGGGTCAGAGTCAGGGAATGATTAAACATAATCCTGATTATCGAGACTATTACGATCCAAATTTAGTCCCTGACCAATTGATTCGTTATCCTAGCCGGGGTGCAACTATCCAAGACCCCCATATTAGAACTTTAAAAGGTAAGCGAGTTAATCATTTGGTCGCCCGTCAAACCTATACTTATAACTACGAAGTTGAGTTTATGAAGTCCGCCTCCCATGTCCGCTTTGGGATGTTGGTTAAAACTGTTAGTGGCTATGAATTGGCGGGGGCTTCTTTTTTGGCAACCTCTCAGTTAATTAAATATGTTGATGCCGGAACTAAAATCATGTTAGAATTTCAGTTTAAGTGCCTCCTGGCTCCTGATGTGTATTTCTTGAATGCTGGTGTATCCGGTATCGTCGAGGGAGAATTTACTTATTTAGATAGGTGCGTTGATGTGGCTATGTTTAGGGTTCAGCCCTGCGAAGAGTCCTGTGGTACGGGTGTTGTTGACCTGTTGGTTGAACCACAACTAACTATTACCTCTGGTAAGGTTCATTGGGAAAATTTAGATGGTGTATCCGTGGGATAA
- a CDS encoding DUF4278 domain-containing protein, whose translation MGLTYRGVSYSQNTESVETTVGQVGGKYRGQDWRFRNLKKAPVLQPSHNLTYRGVKYCNNPEAVATPSQTPLSVADRSRELILKQQRSAWKREKSMFNRLADQVGLDANSAEIYNPAW comes from the coding sequence ATGGGACTTACATATCGCGGCGTTAGCTACAGCCAAAATACCGAATCCGTTGAAACCACCGTTGGTCAAGTAGGTGGCAAGTATCGTGGTCAAGACTGGCGCTTCCGTAACTTGAAAAAAGCACCTGTTCTGCAACCTAGCCATAACCTGACTTATCGTGGGGTGAAATATTGCAATAACCCCGAAGCAGTGGCTACACCTTCTCAAACTCCGCTGTCGGTAGCCGATCGCTCTCGGGAATTAATCCTGAAGCAGCAACGGTCAGCCTGGAAACGGGAAAAATCAATGTTTAATCGTCTGGCTGATCAGGTTGGGTTAGATGCCAACAGTGCCGAAATCTATAACCCAGCTTGGTAG
- a CDS encoding flavin reductase family protein: MLDEQAKTTILRKMPHALYICGVKEGDEINGFTASWVMQSSFKPPLVVNCVRNDSRSHAMIKASGVFALTFLELGQKDIAQKFFKPQRLVGSKFEDLEFYLGETGCPILSDSLGYIECNVVGSVEKGDHSVFVGEVIAAGVHREGEILSLASTGWNYGG, translated from the coding sequence ATGCTAGACGAACAAGCAAAAACAACCATTCTCCGAAAAATGCCCCACGCCCTATATATTTGTGGAGTCAAAGAAGGAGACGAAATCAATGGTTTTACCGCCAGTTGGGTGATGCAGTCATCCTTTAAACCACCCCTAGTGGTAAACTGCGTTCGCAATGACTCCCGGTCCCACGCCATGATTAAAGCCAGCGGTGTGTTCGCCCTTACCTTTTTAGAATTGGGACAAAAAGACATTGCCCAAAAATTCTTTAAGCCGCAGCGTTTAGTCGGTAGCAAATTCGAGGACCTGGAATTTTACCTAGGAGAAACAGGCTGCCCCATTCTCTCAGATTCTCTAGGCTACATCGAGTGTAATGTAGTTGGTAGCGTCGAAAAAGGTGACCACTCCGTTTTCGTCGGGGAAGTAATCGCGGCTGGAGTTCACCGAGAGGGGGAAATTCTCTCCTTAGCGAGTACAGGATGGAATTACGGAGGTTAA